The following are encoded together in the Bradymonas sediminis genome:
- a CDS encoding KamA family radical SAM protein: MTSSQDLAASEAEKNIVKAKAAPPEVRHARAPVSADSLKHRELRDGEWWRRLYPDVGEEEFLSHVWQMRNSAYGEEKLVDLIQGIAPDDFIEDLKKGFHLVPMAVRVTPYLLGLIDWDNPWEDPIRRQFIPLASQLYPDHPMLTLDSLHEQKDAPVEGLTHRYQDKALFLVMDTCPVYCRFCTRSYAIGVDTDTVEKVNLRVDPKRWEKAFEYIESRPELEDIVISGGDTYNLPAKHVRAIGERLLNMKNIRRIRFATKGIAVMPMKVLSDDKWLDAITDVLNLGRKLHKEVCIHTHFNTPNEITEITRRAMNVLFERGMTVRNQCVLQNGVNDSAETMTLLTKRLSEINVQPYYVYQHDMVQGVEDLRTTVQANIDIEKMVRGVTAGFNTAVHVVDAPGGGGKRDVHSFDYYNRETGVSVYTAPSVKPGAFFLYFDPLRELSDEIQAAWMDPKKQKEMCDQAIAETMRLRQNR; this comes from the coding sequence ATGACTTCCTCTCAGGATCTCGCCGCGTCGGAAGCCGAAAAAAACATCGTTAAAGCCAAGGCCGCTCCCCCCGAAGTTCGTCACGCGCGTGCGCCGGTTTCCGCCGATAGCCTGAAGCATCGCGAGCTGCGCGACGGCGAGTGGTGGCGCCGCCTCTATCCAGACGTGGGCGAGGAAGAGTTCCTCAGCCATGTCTGGCAGATGCGCAACTCCGCCTACGGCGAGGAGAAGTTGGTCGACCTCATCCAGGGGATCGCGCCGGACGACTTCATCGAAGACCTCAAGAAGGGCTTCCACCTGGTGCCGATGGCGGTGCGCGTGACGCCCTATCTTCTGGGGCTGATCGACTGGGATAACCCCTGGGAGGACCCGATCCGGCGCCAGTTTATTCCGCTGGCAAGCCAGCTCTACCCCGACCATCCGATGCTCACGCTCGACAGCCTGCACGAGCAAAAGGACGCGCCGGTCGAAGGCCTGACGCACCGCTATCAGGACAAAGCGCTGTTTTTGGTCATGGACACCTGCCCGGTCTATTGCCGCTTCTGCACCCGCAGCTACGCCATCGGCGTGGACACCGACACCGTCGAGAAGGTCAACCTTCGGGTGGACCCCAAGCGTTGGGAGAAGGCGTTTGAGTATATCGAGTCGCGCCCCGAGCTCGAGGACATTGTCATCAGCGGCGGCGACACCTATAACCTGCCGGCCAAGCATGTGCGCGCCATCGGTGAGCGCCTGCTCAATATGAAGAATATCCGGCGCATCCGCTTCGCCACCAAGGGAATCGCGGTGATGCCGATGAAGGTGTTGAGCGATGATAAGTGGCTAGACGCCATCACCGACGTGCTGAATCTGGGGCGCAAACTTCATAAAGAGGTCTGCATTCACACCCACTTCAACACCCCCAATGAGATCACCGAGATTACCCGACGCGCCATGAACGTGCTCTTTGAGCGCGGCATGACGGTGCGAAACCAGTGCGTGCTCCAAAACGGGGTCAACGACTCCGCGGAGACCATGACCCTTTTGACCAAGCGCCTCAGCGAGATCAACGTGCAGCCCTATTATGTGTACCAGCACGATATGGTGCAGGGCGTCGAGGACTTGCGCACGACGGTTCAGGCCAATATCGACATCGAGAAGATGGTGCGCGGCGTCACCGCCGGTTTCAATACCGCGGTGCATGTGGTCGACGCCCCCGGCGGCGGCGGAAAGCGCGACGTGCACTCCTTCGACTATTATAACCGTGAAACCGGTGTCAGCGTTTATACCGCCCCGTCGGTCAAGCCGGGAGCGTTCTTCCTGTATTTTGACCCGCTGCGCGAGCTCTCCGACGAAATTCAGGCTGCCTGGATGGACCCGAAGAAGCAGAAGGAGATGTGCGACCAGGCCATCGCCGAGACGATGCGGCTGCGTCAAAATCGCTGA
- a CDS encoding DUF523 domain-containing protein: MTIEIEQTKVLVSACLLGQRVRYDGGHSESGAKILAQWRAEGRVVAFCPEVAGGLGTPRPPAQIVDANGDDVLDGKARILDETGDDVSAAFLAGAQATLEVAQKAGIRVAILKSKSPSCGSQRIYNTLPQADGSATSALVPGMGITTALLRRHGIEVFNEHQFDQALAYLESLRPNP; this comes from the coding sequence ATGACAATAGAAATCGAACAAACGAAAGTCCTGGTCAGCGCCTGCCTGCTCGGGCAGCGCGTGCGCTATGACGGAGGGCATTCCGAAAGCGGGGCGAAAATCCTGGCCCAGTGGCGCGCCGAGGGCCGCGTGGTCGCGTTCTGCCCGGAGGTCGCCGGCGGCCTCGGCACCCCGCGCCCGCCCGCCCAGATCGTGGACGCCAACGGCGACGATGTCCTCGACGGCAAGGCGCGGATCCTGGATGAAACCGGCGACGACGTAAGCGCGGCGTTCCTCGCCGGCGCGCAGGCGACCCTCGAGGTTGCCCAGAAAGCAGGCATCCGTGTCGCGATCCTCAAGTCGAAGAGCCCTTCTTGCGGAAGCCAGCGAATCTACAACACCCTGCCCCAGGCTGACGGCTCCGCCACCTCGGCCCTGGTCCCCGGCATGGGCATCACCACCGCCCTGCTGCGCCGCCACGGCATCGAGGTCTTCAACGAGCACCAATTCGACCAGGCCCTTGCCTACCTCGAATCACTTCGCCCCAACCCATGA
- a CDS encoding PAS domain-containing sensor histidine kinase, with product MPSFEFIVESIDEGVLLCDLEGCIFYVNQRMAKMLGYRVEKMIGEELFDFMTPQWAAAARENLARRALGVADVFEHEFRHRDGHALLTLVATRPIRMEDLESYEASLVAVTDISERTQAIEMLRRSEESFRTLSENSPDGILIHRDLKILYANPALARLLGYQSPEELCAVPIRDIARDQDIASLPERIAHANPNTTMTPFEEHQIRRKDGTVILVETAHYRGLYANQAAVISVLRDISARKELQSKTMQLDRMLAAGTLAAGIGHEINNPLAFISGHLDLALEEVIGDLALIEDTPPELPLAPEHRQELITSMQDIKHSLEVAHRGSMRIRDIVENLRLFTREEYEAPYPVELIDVLESTIQMLGDELPSSTQVIRDFGEVPPIIGYESGLGQVLLNLLINAAQALQEVERAQRELKISVYQQEGAVFINICDTGGGISPANIAHIFEPFFTTKPPHRGTGLGLTISKKLMTRMGGTLEVTSRPTRGTCALLCLKPAR from the coding sequence ATGCCCTCCTTCGAATTCATCGTGGAGTCCATCGACGAGGGCGTCCTCCTATGCGATTTGGAAGGGTGCATTTTTTATGTAAATCAGCGCATGGCGAAGATGCTCGGGTATCGCGTCGAGAAAATGATCGGCGAAGAACTGTTTGATTTTATGACCCCTCAATGGGCGGCGGCGGCGCGAGAGAACCTCGCCCGGCGCGCGCTCGGCGTGGCCGACGTCTTCGAGCACGAGTTTCGACATCGTGACGGCCACGCCCTCCTGACACTTGTCGCAACTCGGCCAATTCGAATGGAAGACCTAGAAAGTTACGAAGCCTCCCTGGTGGCGGTCACCGATATCTCCGAGCGCACCCAGGCCATCGAGATGCTTCGACGCTCCGAAGAGAGCTTTCGCACGCTTAGCGAAAATTCCCCCGACGGCATTCTCATCCACCGGGATCTGAAAATCCTCTACGCCAACCCGGCCCTGGCGAGGCTGCTGGGGTATCAATCCCCCGAGGAGCTCTGCGCGGTACCGATTCGAGATATCGCCCGCGATCAGGATATCGCCTCGCTGCCCGAGCGGATCGCACACGCCAACCCGAATACCACAATGACGCCCTTTGAGGAGCATCAAATTCGGCGCAAAGACGGCACAGTCATCCTGGTCGAGACCGCCCATTATCGGGGTCTTTACGCCAATCAAGCGGCCGTCATATCGGTGCTGCGCGACATCTCAGCCCGAAAAGAGCTGCAGTCGAAGACCATGCAGCTCGACCGTATGCTCGCCGCTGGCACGCTCGCGGCGGGCATCGGCCACGAGATCAATAACCCCCTGGCCTTTATTTCTGGTCACCTCGACCTGGCGCTCGAGGAGGTCATCGGCGATCTGGCGCTCATCGAGGACACCCCGCCCGAGCTGCCGCTCGCGCCGGAGCACCGCCAGGAGCTGATCACCTCTATGCAAGACATCAAGCATAGCCTCGAGGTCGCTCACCGCGGCAGCATGCGGATTCGCGATATCGTCGAGAACCTGCGCCTCTTTACCCGCGAAGAATACGAAGCCCCCTACCCGGTGGAGCTCATTGACGTTCTAGAGTCGACCATCCAAATGCTCGGCGATGAGTTACCCTCCAGCACCCAGGTGATTCGCGATTTCGGTGAGGTGCCCCCGATCATCGGCTACGAGTCGGGGCTCGGCCAAGTTCTGCTCAACCTGCTGATCAACGCGGCCCAGGCGCTCCAAGAGGTGGAGCGGGCCCAGCGCGAACTTAAGATCTCGGTCTACCAGCAGGAAGGGGCGGTTTTCATCAATATCTGCGACACCGGCGGGGGCATCTCCCCGGCGAATATCGCGCATATATTTGAGCCATTCTTCACCACCAAACCCCCGCATCGCGGCACCGGCCTCGGCCTGACGATCAGCAAAAAACTGATGACGCGCATGGGCGGCACATTAGAAGTGACCTCGCGCCCAACCCGCGGCACCTGCGCGCTCCTGTGCCTAAAGCCCGCCCGCTGA
- a CDS encoding 30S ribosomal protein S1 encodes MTQSAQEMTQTDDSLHNTFTLAKFAEKTDEGFEFETASGTRVRVDLDEFDQGFPYAAGEEVELLVEQPWAGMWKASVRKAAQLRLWEKMKTMAAENAVVEGDIVGFNKGGLSVDIGVRAFCPKSQIDIHRVNDASPYLGRREKFQIIQFDEKRCNVVVSRRNLLEGKRKEQRKQIVEDIEPGQVFTGVVRNIKEYGAFVDIGGMDGLLHISNMSWGRIDHPSEMVRPGDEIKVTVLDFDPKKKRLSLGRKQILDNPWTDIEEKYAAGDIVSGKVVSLADFGAFIEIAPGLEGLVHVTELSWTQRIHHPREVLELGQEVRVKILSVDTDSRRLSLSVKQLEENPWVKLTETLKPGEVVSGPIRTITDFGLFVEVAAGVEGLVHISDISWNEKVDDANTLYKVGESVEVKILDVDVENQRLGLGIKQLSNDPWQDAADLAKPGKKIKVTITRITDFGAFAEISEGVEGLIHISELAPERVENVQQVVRPGQEVEALVVSFDRANQRIGLSLKRDELEETTAREYSDDEGATAKLGDILRDRLGLLTTEQDPGEDAAAEDDAKE; translated from the coding sequence ATGACACAGAGCGCACAAGAGATGACCCAGACCGACGACTCCCTGCACAATACCTTCACGCTGGCGAAATTCGCCGAGAAAACCGATGAGGGGTTCGAATTTGAGACCGCCTCGGGGACCCGGGTCCGCGTGGATCTCGACGAGTTCGACCAGGGCTTCCCCTACGCGGCGGGCGAAGAAGTCGAGTTGCTCGTGGAGCAGCCCTGGGCCGGGATGTGGAAGGCGTCGGTGCGCAAGGCGGCGCAGTTGCGCTTGTGGGAGAAGATGAAGACGATGGCCGCCGAGAACGCGGTCGTTGAGGGCGATATTGTCGGCTTCAACAAAGGCGGCCTGTCGGTGGATATCGGCGTGCGCGCCTTTTGCCCCAAGAGCCAGATCGACATCCACCGCGTCAACGACGCCTCGCCCTACCTGGGGCGGCGCGAGAAATTCCAGATCATCCAATTCGACGAGAAACGCTGTAACGTGGTGGTGAGCCGGCGCAACCTTTTAGAAGGAAAGCGCAAGGAGCAGCGCAAGCAGATCGTCGAGGATATCGAGCCCGGCCAGGTCTTCACCGGCGTGGTGCGAAATATCAAAGAATACGGCGCCTTCGTCGACATCGGCGGCATGGACGGCCTGCTGCATATCTCGAATATGAGCTGGGGGCGCATCGACCATCCGTCGGAGATGGTGCGCCCGGGTGACGAGATCAAAGTGACAGTGCTTGATTTCGACCCCAAGAAGAAGCGCTTGAGCCTGGGGCGAAAGCAGATTTTGGACAACCCCTGGACCGACATCGAAGAGAAATACGCCGCCGGCGATATCGTCAGCGGCAAGGTCGTGAGCCTGGCGGATTTCGGCGCGTTTATCGAGATTGCCCCCGGCCTTGAGGGCCTGGTGCACGTGACCGAGCTGTCCTGGACCCAGCGGATTCATCACCCCCGCGAGGTCCTCGAGCTCGGGCAGGAAGTGCGCGTCAAGATCTTGAGCGTCGACACCGACAGCCGCCGCCTGAGCCTGTCGGTCAAGCAGCTCGAGGAGAACCCCTGGGTGAAGCTGACCGAGACGCTCAAGCCCGGCGAGGTCGTCAGCGGCCCGATCCGCACGATCACCGACTTCGGCCTCTTCGTCGAGGTCGCCGCCGGGGTCGAGGGGCTGGTGCATATCAGCGATATCTCCTGGAACGAGAAGGTCGACGACGCCAACACCCTCTATAAGGTCGGTGAGTCGGTCGAGGTAAAGATCCTCGACGTCGACGTCGAGAATCAGCGCCTTGGGCTCGGCATTAAACAGTTGAGCAACGACCCCTGGCAGGACGCCGCGGACCTGGCCAAGCCGGGCAAAAAGATCAAGGTCACCATCACTCGCATCACCGACTTCGGCGCGTTTGCCGAGATCAGCGAGGGCGTTGAGGGCCTGATTCATATCTCGGAGTTGGCGCCTGAGCGCGTCGAGAATGTCCAGCAGGTGGTGCGCCCCGGGCAGGAAGTCGAGGCCCTGGTGGTCAGCTTCGACCGGGCGAACCAGCGCATCGGCTTGTCGCTCAAGCGCGACGAACTCGAAGAGACCACCGCGCGCGAATACTCCGACGATGAGGGCGCGACCGCCAAGCTCGGCGATATCCTGCGCGACCGCCTCGGCCTGCTCACCACCGAGCAGGATCCGGGCGAAGACGCCGCCGCCGAAGACGACGCCAAAGAGTAA
- a CDS encoding cytochrome c-type biogenesis protein: protein MKRMTQQAPSTRPAHHMRRIAAVFLLMILSVGSVSPVAAAPPEGASASAAAPRTPGAASTLSQQIGQEIYSPFCPGKTLEMCPSGQASEVRQDIQEMALQGMPKQEIIDTIVGDIGEKYRVVAPPAEDDYMLLGIIFAALLLCLVAIYFFGWRGRKKGGLDDGEEAVSAEDLSEEDRLYLEELRGEYLE, encoded by the coding sequence ATGAAACGCATGACTCAGCAGGCCCCATCGACTCGCCCGGCGCATCATATGCGGCGAATCGCGGCGGTTTTCCTGCTCATGATACTCTCCGTCGGGAGCGTGAGCCCGGTCGCCGCCGCGCCCCCTGAGGGCGCGAGCGCTTCGGCCGCCGCTCCTCGAACCCCGGGCGCTGCGTCGACCCTGTCTCAGCAGATCGGCCAGGAGATCTACAGCCCCTTCTGCCCGGGCAAAACCCTGGAGATGTGCCCGTCGGGCCAGGCCTCCGAGGTGCGCCAGGACATCCAGGAGATGGCGCTCCAGGGCATGCCGAAGCAGGAGATCATCGACACGATCGTCGGTGATATCGGCGAGAAATACCGCGTGGTCGCGCCGCCGGCGGAAGACGATTATATGCTGCTCGGCATCATCTTCGCGGCGCTGCTGTTGTGCCTGGTCGCGATCTATTTCTTCGGCTGGCGCGGGCGCAAAAAAGGTGGCCTCGACGACGGTGAGGAGGCTGTGTCTGCCGAGGACCTCTCCGAGGAAGACCGCCTCTATCTCGAAGAATTGCGCGGCGAATATCTCGAGTAA
- a CDS encoding M61 family metallopeptidase has protein sequence MSALIRFKVSVPNPHTHLLHIRLEIEGLGEVESVDVCMPVWSPGSYLVREYARHVQNLRAFDSDGDRRRVQKVDKATWRIDAANRNALAVEYEVFAHDLNVRGNHVDDTHAFFNGVSTYLYPKGRTDEEVEVEIVAPEGSGWDVYTGLEPVGVTQQRFRAPNFDILFDCPVQMGVHRPIEFEVEGKTHQMILWGESNVDRDALREDLPKIVEANRALFGELPYEDYLFITLLSDTGGGGLEHLNSTALLYARNNLRRGDKPGSRQDGYLDFLRLVCHEHFHAWNVKRIRPEVLGPFDYQNENYTRDLWTVEGVTSYYDTLGLLRAGFLDANSYLERLLERIFHYEQIPGRFQQSLEESSYNAWIKLYRPDENTVNSTVSYYLKGELICALLDMKIRVETGGEKSLDTVLQHLWEHYFKADGSGYPEGGYAQIIEDATGVEVDGFFNAYIRGVDPINWDTYLAPMGLEIERVCAAPTKGWLGAKTSNKNGQLLVSAVPTGCPAQAGGIYPGDEIIAIDGAKVTGENFAQLLGDKAPGDLVSFHLFRRGVLREYRVELGTPPADTYRLRTREDASDSARRALRDWLGTDAIDAEFVG, from the coding sequence ATGAGCGCGCTAATTCGTTTTAAAGTTTCTGTCCCAAATCCCCACACCCATCTGCTGCATATTCGCCTCGAAATCGAGGGGCTCGGCGAGGTTGAGTCCGTCGACGTATGCATGCCGGTGTGGAGCCCGGGGAGTTATCTGGTCCGGGAATACGCGCGTCACGTGCAGAACCTGCGCGCCTTCGACAGCGACGGCGACCGCCGCCGCGTGCAAAAGGTAGACAAGGCCACCTGGCGCATCGACGCCGCCAATCGCAACGCCCTGGCGGTCGAATACGAGGTCTTCGCCCACGACCTCAACGTGCGCGGCAACCACGTCGACGACACCCACGCCTTCTTCAACGGCGTCTCGACCTACCTCTACCCCAAGGGGCGCACCGACGAAGAGGTCGAGGTCGAGATCGTGGCACCCGAGGGTTCCGGGTGGGATGTTTATACCGGCCTGGAGCCGGTCGGCGTGACCCAGCAGCGCTTCCGGGCGCCGAATTTCGACATCCTCTTCGACTGCCCGGTGCAGATGGGCGTGCATCGCCCGATCGAATTCGAGGTCGAGGGAAAGACCCACCAGATGATCTTATGGGGGGAGTCGAACGTCGACCGCGACGCCCTGCGCGAGGACCTGCCGAAGATCGTCGAGGCCAACCGGGCGCTCTTTGGCGAGCTCCCCTACGAAGATTATCTCTTCATCACCCTGCTCAGCGACACCGGCGGGGGCGGGCTTGAGCACCTGAACTCGACCGCCTTGCTCTACGCGCGCAACAACCTGCGCCGCGGCGACAAACCCGGCAGCCGCCAGGACGGCTACCTCGACTTCTTGCGCCTGGTCTGCCACGAGCATTTCCACGCGTGGAACGTCAAGCGCATCCGCCCCGAGGTGCTGGGGCCCTTCGATTATCAGAACGAAAATTACACCCGCGACCTGTGGACCGTGGAGGGCGTCACCAGCTATTACGACACCCTGGGCCTGCTGCGCGCGGGTTTCCTCGACGCGAACTCCTATCTGGAGCGTCTGCTCGAGCGGATCTTTCACTACGAGCAAATCCCCGGGCGATTCCAGCAATCCTTGGAGGAGTCGAGCTATAACGCCTGGATTAAGCTGTACCGACCGGACGAAAATACGGTCAACTCCACGGTCTCCTATTATCTAAAGGGAGAGCTGATCTGCGCGCTGCTCGATATGAAGATTCGGGTGGAGACGGGCGGGGAGAAGTCGCTCGACACCGTCCTGCAGCATCTGTGGGAACATTATTTTAAGGCCGACGGTTCTGGCTACCCCGAGGGGGGCTACGCCCAGATCATCGAGGACGCGACCGGCGTCGAGGTCGATGGCTTCTTCAACGCCTATATCCGCGGGGTGGACCCGATCAATTGGGACACCTACCTGGCCCCGATGGGGCTTGAGATTGAGCGGGTCTGCGCGGCGCCGACCAAAGGCTGGTTGGGCGCGAAGACCTCGAATAAAAATGGGCAATTGCTCGTCAGCGCAGTGCCGACCGGCTGCCCCGCGCAGGCCGGCGGCATCTACCCTGGCGATGAGATCATCGCCATCGACGGCGCCAAAGTTACCGGCGAGAACTTCGCCCAGCTGCTGGGCGATAAAGCCCCGGGCGACCTGGTCAGCTTCCACCTCTTTCGCCGGGGCGTGTTGCGCGAATATAGGGTCGAGCTGGGGACGCCGCCCGCCGACACCTACCGGCTGCGCACCCGCGAAGATGCGTCCGACAGCGCGCGCCGCGCTCTGCGCGATTGGTTGGGCACCGACGCGATCGACGCCGAATTTGTTGGATGA
- a CDS encoding sigma-70 family RNA polymerase sigma factor, with translation MLDLATANRLSSVNATADGDAVSTYMARLHRVEPLEAAEQHLLACRYVEEGDMDAAKLLVLTNLRLVVKLAKEYKRRWVDMLDLIQEGNVGLAEAVTRFDPHRGVKFTSYAQYWVRAMILNYLMNFVHPVRIGGSRAGRKLFYNLKKARRELTRRGIKPTSEQVAEYLEVDVSEVVRVGTQLDAPPVALDAPAKGYDGTTVGQLLASDRVGPEEAVARHEISSQIEKVIRDFGESLTRPRTRAIWHERMIVDDAKTLKELGRDWDVSKERIRQVEAEIRSEFKYYLLDNLGDDVELEWLEV, from the coding sequence TTGCTCGACCTTGCGACCGCCAACCGACTCTCCAGCGTCAACGCGACCGCGGACGGAGACGCCGTGTCGACCTATATGGCGCGTCTGCACCGGGTCGAGCCCCTGGAGGCCGCCGAGCAACACCTGCTCGCCTGCCGCTATGTGGAAGAGGGCGATATGGACGCGGCCAAATTATTGGTGCTGACCAACCTGCGCCTGGTCGTGAAATTGGCCAAAGAATATAAGCGTCGCTGGGTTGATATGCTCGATCTCATCCAGGAAGGCAACGTGGGCCTGGCCGAGGCGGTGACGCGTTTTGACCCGCATCGGGGCGTGAAGTTTACCAGCTACGCCCAGTATTGGGTGCGCGCGATGATCCTGAATTACCTGATGAATTTTGTGCACCCGGTGCGCATCGGTGGGTCACGGGCGGGGCGGAAGTTATTCTATAATCTCAAAAAAGCCCGGCGCGAGTTGACCCGGCGCGGGATCAAGCCGACCTCCGAGCAAGTGGCCGAGTATTTGGAGGTTGATGTCAGCGAGGTCGTTCGGGTGGGGACGCAACTCGACGCGCCGCCGGTGGCCCTCGACGCGCCGGCCAAAGGCTACGATGGCACGACCGTCGGGCAGTTGCTCGCCAGTGACCGAGTGGGCCCGGAGGAGGCCGTCGCCCGGCACGAGATCTCCTCGCAGATTGAGAAGGTGATCCGCGACTTCGGCGAATCCCTGACGCGCCCGCGCACCCGCGCCATCTGGCACGAGCGGATGATTGTCGATGACGCCAAGACCCTCAAAGAGTTGGGGCGCGACTGGGATGTGTCCAAGGAGCGTATTCGTCAGGTGGAGGCCGAGATTCGCTCGGAGTTCAAATATTATCTGCTCGACAATCTCGGCGATGATGTCGAGCTCGAGTGGCTTGAGGTCTGA